A genomic stretch from Nerophis ophidion isolate RoL-2023_Sa linkage group LG14, RoL_Noph_v1.0, whole genome shotgun sequence includes:
- the camk2n1a gene encoding calcium/calmodulin-dependent protein kinase II inhibitor 1a → MIPGSSSFLSRHQAATQASTRIKSESPTLHTRRDPPQTLGPPVRTRPQRDLKHKERTIRILVSMSEVLPYNEGKMSGYGADSEVSQMSFSCGLQDTSAFFAGSQAKRPPKLGQIGRAKRVVIEDDRIDEVLKGMTDKTSPGV, encoded by the exons ATGATCCCGGGATCTTCCTCCTTCCTCAGCAGACATCAAGCAGCCACGCAGGCGAGCACACGCATCAAGTCCGAGTCCCCGACGCTGCACACACGCAGGGACCCCCCACAGACCTTAGGACCACCGGTCAGGACGAGACCTCAGCGGGATCTAAAGCACAAAGAAAGGACGATTAGAATCCTGGTCAGCATGTCCGAGGTGCTGCCGTACAACGAGGGCAAAATGAGCGGCTACGGGGCGGACAGCGAGGTCAGCCAGATGTCCTTTAGCTGCGGACTGCAGGACACAAGCGCCTTTTTTGCCGGCTCGCAGGCTAAAAGACCCCCGAAGCTCGGCCAGATCGGCAGAGCCAAGCGAG TGGTGATCGAGGACGACCGAATAGACGAGGTCCTGAAGGGCATGACGGACAAGACGTCGCCCGGCGTCTAA